CATCTTCTCCGGGCTGTCAGCGGGAATCAGATTGACGTTCACGGCGATGACGCCCACCCTGGAATCTTTCCCCTGATACTTCTCTGCCAGCTGATTGAGGCGCGTTTCATAATCGACGGCGTAAGGGCAGCTGTTACAGGTAAACGCGATGACGAGCACATCCTTATCCTTGAAGGAATCGCTGGCATACGATTTCCCATCAGTCGCCGGGAGCTTCTCCCAGGTCGGTGCCTGGTCGCCTACATCCAGAACCGGATTATACTTTCCCGCCTGAACGGGTACCGTCAGGCAGACCAGGCTGCAGACAGCCAGAGCGAGCAGTGTTCTGATTCGATATGAAGTCGGCATGATAATCAGACCTTCTTTTAAACTGATGATTCGAGACAGCGCGTTTACCAGGGAACGTCATACTTGACGCGCCGGGCGAGTTCTTTTAACTGCTCTGCATGATCTTTGTGAACCGAAATCCCTTCCTGCAATGAACGTTGTGTCTGCTCCCATTCCAGTTCACCCGGCAGACGCACCGGATCCTCTGCCCGTACGGGCGTCAGTTGATGCAGGGCCTCTGTCGCAGACGCCAGTTCGGCATGGAAGCGATCTTCCTCCACGAACTGTTTCAGATCGATCACATAGAAGAAATGTTCGGAACCCTCAATCTCCGGTGCTTTGGTCTTGTTGATCGGCATCTTGCCTCCCGTCAGCGCGCCGGTCAGGACTGAACTGATCAAAGCCAGTCCGTAACCGCGGGGCCCCGAGGCGGGAAGCAGTGTTTTCACAGCGGCAGCGTCAGTGGTTTCGTTCCCTTCATTGTCCAGACCGTAACCGGCGGGGACGGGTAGGCCGTACATGGCCTGCGTTTCCAGTTTGCCCCAGGAGGTCTTGGCACACGCCATATCCAGAACAAAGGGAGCGCCTTGCGGATTGGGAACACCCCAGGCGATTGCATTATTGGCTGTGCCTGCCTGCGTACTTCCATGAGCGGCGACAGTCGCCCGACCCGTGTTCGTCGTGCAGTACGCAATCATGCCGGCCTTCACCGCCATCATCACATAGACGGCGGCCGCTCCGAAGTGGTGGCTGTTATAGACCGTCACGGTTCCCGTGCCGACTTCACCCGCTTTTTTAATCGCCAGTTCCATGGCGCGAGTCGCAGCAACGTGTCCCATCGCTTTGCTGCCATCCATCACAGCAATCGCGGGGGTCTCTTTGACGGTCAGGATCTGTGCGCGGGGATCGATGTCGCCCATGTCCATCGCGTCCAGGTAACGTTCTGCAGTGCGGCTCCCATGCGAGTGGATGCCCCGCAGGTCCGCTTCGATCAGGCGGTCGGCGGCAATCTCCGCCTCCACCTGAAACATGCCCATCCGCACAAACAGCTTGACCAGTAATTCCTTAAGAGGTTCCAGCGGAAGCAGAACTTCCTGGGATCGATCCTGAGCCGGGGCAAAATGATCCGAAGGCATAATTGTGACTCTCAATTCGGGGCGTGGGTTGGCCACATCTGATCACTGTTCCGAGCAGTCATCAGATGAAACATCTACCAGATTAACGCCAAACCGGACCGGTTACGACTCTCTCAGGCCTTCCCGCGAAAATCTTTTCCCGATTCTAACCAAACGGGCAAGTCGTTCAGTCTGAACAGCTTAAACTATTCCCCTGCGGATGGAGCCGAAAGATCGACGCGGACAATTTCCTTATCATTCCGGGCAAACACGCTTTTCAGTGCGAAAGCCGGATGAGACCAGATTGTCATCCGCCGCTGGACGCGGCGGGTCGGCTCAATCAGCTTCGCCCGGCTCAACTCTTCGTACCCTTTCGGCGACAGATTCGCGATGATCAGATCGCCCTGTTCGTTGTGCAGAAAATAACGATCTTCGTGTGGAATGATGAAGGCATTCCACCAGCGCCCCTTACCGGTCGCAGCTAATGTTTCCCATAACCGCTGGCCGTTGCTCGCATCCAGACCGCGGAGCTGTCCGTAGCTGCCTACGCCGTAGATGTTCTTCCCGTCGAAGACCGGCGTCATCATGATCGGATGCAGACCGTCGGTGTTGATCTCGCTGTCGCTCTTCCCGGACCAGACGATTTTCGCTGAACTGCCATCGTCGGAAACTTCAATCATCCGCGGCCCGTTATAAAAACTGGCAACGAATAGCCGGTTCCCCACTTTGCGGGGTGTCGCGATCGTCAGTCCGTACTTCACACCGTAGGGAACCTGCCAGATCATCTTGCCGGTTTCCGGATCGAGGGCCGAGACCGCCGTCGGATGCCAGACGATCAATTCGCGCTTTCCTCCGAACTCAAAGATGACCGGCGGTGCATAGCCGACGGCCGGGTCATTCAGTGATCGCCAGAGTTCTTTACCTGTCTTTTTATCAAAGCTGACCACCAGCGCATTCTGTTGGCCGCCGACCAGCGTAATCAGCTGATCGCCGTCCACCAGAGGAGAGGCGACCATACCCCAGTTCGGGAGCTTCGTGCCGTAGTCTTCCACAAAGTTTTTGCTCCAGAGCACTTTCCCCGTTTTGGCATCGAAGCAGAAGAAGTGTCCCTGGGCACCCAGGGTATAAACGCGTCCGTCATTGATGACGGGAGTCGAGCGAGGACCGGCGGGATAGCTGACGGTATATTCGGCCGGGTATTCGTAGCCCCAGATCAGTTTTCCCGTCACTGCATCCAGGCAGTGCACGCGTTCGAAGCCGACCCGTTGTTTATAAATGCGATCGGTGACGAAGACACACCAGCGGGAATCGACTTCCGCGACCGCGGGGCCAGAGTAGCCTTCACCGATGGGAGTCGACCAGACCCGGGGCAGTTGGCCTTTGGTTGGCAGTTCTTTGACAATGCCTTTTTCGCGCCAGACCAGGTCGTGCTGTGGTCCTCCCCATTGAGGCCAGTCATCACTGAAACCGGTTTGAGGCAGCAGAATCGTCCAGAGTAACATCAGCGCGAGCGACAGTTTCGGATACATCAGAGCCTCACAGGTTTCGGGGTTCAACGTTATTTCACTTCGTGAACGAGCAGCATATCATGCCCCAGCGAACTCCAGTCGGTGCCGGAGATCAGGACGATTTGACTGCCTGAAGACAGAAAGCCTTGCTTCTTTCCATAGTTCACGATGTACTTCAGAATTTTCTGTGGCGACTTGTCGACCACGTCGGTCAGGAGTGATGTCACTCCCCAGTAGAGTGTCATCCGGCGCGCCGTTGCCGGGCGATCGGTGAGCGCCACGGTAGGCACCGTCCGCCGCTGTTTGGACAGGGCCATCGCGGTTTTGCCTTCGTGGGTACAGGTTACCATCAGGTCTGCATCCAGCTTTTCTGCCGTCATCCCGGCTCCGAGGGTAACCGCTTCGGTCACTTCGCGGGCATACAGGCGACGATTACTGGTGGTCTCTTCCGAATGCAGATTGGATGAGAGGATCCGCGCTGCTTCGCGGACAATACGGCTCATCATCTCGACGGCCGCCAGCGGACTGACGCCGACCGCCGTCTCACCGGACAGCATGACCGCGTCGCTGCCGTCCAGCACTGCATTCGCGACATCGCTGGCCTCAGCGCGAGTCGGAAATGTGTTGAACTGCATGCTGTCCAGCATCTGCGTCGCGGTGATTACCGGGACACGATACTGGTTGCAGAGATGGATGATCCGCTTCTGAATGATGGGCACCCGTTCGATGTCGACTTCGACGCCGAGATCACCGCGGGCCACCATGACTGCATCGGTCAGCTTGAGGATCTGTTCGATATCACTGACCGCTTCGATTTTTTCAATCTTGGCGACAACGTGCGGCGACTCGATGGGATTCAGTTTTTCGATCTCATCGTAGAGCTGTTTGATGTCATCCGCGGAACGCACGAAGCTGAGCCCGATATAATCGAGTCCATGCTGCACAGCCCAAGCGAGGTCTTCCAGATCTTTCTCCGTGAGACAGGGGGTGCTGAGCTGGACGCCGGGCAGGTTGACCCCCTGCTTACTGCGAATCACACCTTCCCGCTCGACCACGCACTCGACGTATTCATTGTCTTCCGATTTCTCGGTGACCCGCATAGCGACCATTCCGTCTGCCAGCAGTACCGGATCGCCGACCCGCAGATCGCTGATCAGCGATTCGTAGGTGCAGGTCAGTTCCTGGGGATTGTCGGTCTCTATTCCTTGAATGAACCGAAACTTCATGTCCTGCCGACAGTTGATTTCGTCACCGGGTAAGACTCCCAGCCGAATTTTGGGGCCGGACAGATCGCCCAGGATTCCGATGGGGCGGGCCATCTCTTCGGACAGTTCGTGGATATTCGTAACGATTTCGGCCAGCCATTCATGCTTGCCGTGCGCGAAGTTCAACCGAAACAGATCCACGCCCGCGATGATCAGCTTCTGCAGCATTTCGCGCGAACAGGAAGCGGGACCAACGGTGGCGATAATCTTGGTTTTTACGAGTGGATGTTCCTGGTATTGGGTCGCGTTCATCATGAACCTTTAGCGTGAATCTATTTAAAGCAAACCATTCCCTGCGCTTTGATTTGCTGGAGCAGAAGTTCTTCAGTTGCCGGATTCGGTCTTGAACCATTTCTGATTCACCTGCCGGACAGCTTCTCCGGGAGCTGCAACCTTGAACTTGCCTTTGAGGCTGACCGTCGTCGGCCGAATACAGGTCTGATCGTTACAGGCCTGGTATTTGATATTCAGTTCAAGTGCTTCCTCTTTCCCGGCAGCAGAGGCAGGAATTTCCAGCGTTCCCCGAATGATGGCCTGTTTTTCGTAGACCAGCAGCGGTTCGTCGAAACCTGCCACTTCGAATTTATGACCAGCCGGATATTTGATGTCGGTCAGTTTGATATTCTGGGCCGACTTAATGCTGAAGGTGGTCGGCACCAGGAAATCGGGGCTGGATGGATTCTGATTGATGTGCCAGCCATCCTCGATGGTCAGCACAATCGCCACCTTGCACTTCTTGCCAGCGGGCAGTTTATCGACCGAGAGATAGGCATTGGCTTTCACCAGTTTTTTCTGCTGCCCGGTCTGTCCCAGTCCGGCTGCAGCCAGCAGTTCGAGACCTGGATTGACTGAGACCAGTTGATCCGGTGCTTCCACCAGCACAACAAATTCACCTGACGAAAGGGAGACTGCAGACTGCTGCTGATCAGCGGGTGTCTGCAGATATTCGCCCACGGCCTGGACGAGCTGGGCACAGCGATTCGGGTAGCGTTTAATCACTCGACCAAACAGCTGCAGTGTTTCATCGGCGTGCTGGCGATAGCGGGCTTCCCCTGTCAGCTCGGAAAGCTGAATCAGGTTACGGGCACTGATGCTGTTGCCGGAAGGGATCGCAGCATCGTATGCGTTTTTCGTGCGGGCAATTAACTGTTCGTGATCGTGGGTGGTGAAGAAGAAGCCGTGCGCTTTCTGATCCCAGAAGAGGGTAATCTGCAGATCGGTCAACTTGCGGGCTTCGTCCAGCCACTGCTGTTTGCCGGTTGCCTGATGCAGTGCCAGCAGTCCCTGTGTGAAAAATGCATAATCATCCAGGTAAGCGTTGAGACGGGCCTCACCACCACGGTAGCTGCGGTAGAGGTGTCCCTCTTTGTCACGCATCTGATCGAGAATGAACTGCGCTGCTTTTTCTGCAGCGGCGGTGTAATCTGGTCGTTTCAACACACGACCTGCAGTCGCCATACCTTCAATCATCAGACCATTCCAGCTGGTCAGGATTTTATCATCCTTGAGCAACGGCTTGCGCTGATTACGAACGGCGTGCAGTTTCTGACGCGACGCGGCCAACTGAGAAGCCAGCTCGTCGACACCGGTATTGTGTTTTTCGGCGAGCTTCTCCAGCGTGGTAACGCGGTGCAGCACGTACCCATGATCGAAGCGGACGGGCTCATTCAATCCGTAAAATTCGGCAAAGAGCGGGTAGTCTTCTCCCAGAATGGTTTTCAGTTCTTCCTGCGACCAGGCATAGTGTTCGCCTTCGACGCCATCCGTCTCAGCATCCAGCGCGGAATAAAAACCGCCCTGCGGATCGGTCAGCTCACGCAGTACGAAATCGACGATCCCTTCAGAGACCTGTTTGTACTGCGGCTTACCCGTCTGTTCGAAAGCGCGGGCATAGAGACCGGCCAGCTGACCGTTATCGTAGAGCATTTTTTCGAAGTGGGGCACGTGCCAGTAGCGATCCGTACTGTAGCGATGAAATCCACCGCCGAGGTGATCGTAAATCCCGCCGTTGGCCATCGCGTCCAGTGTGTGATACAGCACCTTCGCTGATTCCGCTGCGGTCGGGTTCTGCTCAGCGGCCTGAATGTCATACTGCAGCAGAACCAGTTTCGAGGACGTGGGAAACTTGGGTGCGTTGGGAGTCACTTCCGAAAAATCGATCCCGCCGTACTCGGCATCATAACTGGCATTGATGGAACGAACCCCCGCGATGACCAGCCGGTTTTCCAGGGGAATCGCTTCCTTAGCTCCTTCTTCCTGCTGCAGGCGGGCGACTTCTTTAGCGATGATTGTCGCGCTCTGCTGGACCTGTTCTTTGTTATCTCCCCAGAGCTGATTCACTTTCTGCAGCACGCGGGGGAAACTCATCTGGCCTCCCTGATCGGTGGGTGGAAAATAAGTGCCACCGGCAAAAGGTTCACGATCGGGGGTGAGGAACATCGACAGCGGCCAGCCTCCGCCGGAAGGGGCACCGATGAGATGAAAATAGACAGAGAGTGATGTCATGTAGATATCATCGATGTCGGGGCGTTCTTCCCGATCGACTTTGATATTCACAAAGTTCTCGTTCATGTATTTCGCGATTTTGGGATCTTCAAAAACGAGCCGCTCCATCACGTGGCACCAGTAACAGCTACTGTAGCCGACCGAGAGGAAGATCACCTTGTTTTCCCGCTTCGCCTTCTCGAAGGCTTCGGGCCCCCAGGGATACCAGTCCACCGGGTTGTGCTGATGCAGTAACAGGTAAGGGCTGGTCTCTTTGGCCAGCCGGTTCGTAAACTGCTTTTCCCGGGGTGCAGACTTCGCTTCCTGTTTTGGTTCCTGCGGGTTCTCTTCGCTGGCAGATAACATGCGAGGGCTCCCGGATGAGCTGATGACGAGCAGACAGAGAATCAGGGCGTACCGCCTCAGTAATGTCGGGTTCCAATCCATTTTTATTCCTCCAGGGGCAGGCAGATGATTCAGTGCCCTGTTGTAATAAGGGGGCTGCAATCGTTTCTTCGAAAGTCGGTTGTTCGGATGGTGGGGTACACGTATCTTATCCAATCCGATGGCAGACGACTATTTAATAATAGCAGAACGGCCAAAAATCGATACGTTCAGGCGGTTCATCAGGATAACGGGATCACCTATTTTAACTTTTAATTGGGAACCGACACCTTCTGCAGAATCTGACGGATGATTTCCGTGGCACGTGTCCGCTGACTTTCACGGACCAGCGAGCGGGTGATCACACGATGCGCTAAAACGGGAACTGCTAACTTCTTAATGTCATCCGGAATGACATAGTCCCGTCCTTCCGTAAAGGCAAGACTCTGGGTCGCCTGGGAAAATGTGATCGCGCCACGGGTACTGACTCCCAGCGTCAGTTCCGGATGATTCCGTGTGACTTCAACAATTTCCAGTATGTAGTCCGTCAGCGAATCATCGACGCGGACATTCCGTACGGCTTCCTGCATCTCGCGTAACTGCTTCAGCGAGACAACGGAATTCAGCGTGTTGACTGGTTCGCCGTTCCGGTGCTGGATCAGTACTTCCCGCTCAATGGCGCGTTCGGGATATCCGATCTCGATACACATCATGAATCGGTCGAGCTGGTTTTCGGGCAGGGGATAGGTGCCTTCAAATTCAAATGGGTTCTGTGTGGCCAGTACAAAAAACGGGGGATCCAGCGTAATTGTCTGCCCTTCCACACTGACCTGCCCCTCGTTCATCGCTTCGAGCAACGCACTTTGTGTACGGGGAGGCGTGCGATTGATTTCATCGGCCAGCAGCACATTGGTAAAGATGGGACCTTTGCGAAATTCGAATTCTCCCAGGCTGGGGAGGAAGACATTTGAACCCAGAATGTCCGAAGGCAGCATGTCCGGCGTGAATTGCACGCGTTTGTAGTCGCAGTCGAGACTTTTGGCAATTGCCTTGGCCAGCGAGGTTTTTCCCACACCGGGAGCATCTTCGATTAAAACATGGCCCTCCGCGAGCAGGGTGACGATTGCCAGTTGAACCACTTCTGGTTTTCCAATGAGCACACTCGAGATGTTATCGTGAAGCGTCTTAACCAGACTGGCAGTTTCCTGCTGGGAGCGAACTTCCATTAAAGATCCATTTCTGATAGGCAAAGCTGCAGTAGCAACGGAGAGCACATACGTTTTTATATGTTCAGCTTTACTGAATTCCGGAGCGGTTTTCAACCGATAGTCAAACCGGTTCCCGCAGGGAGGGGAATTCTTAAAAACCATAAAAATATTTCTGTACAACTCCCGGTGTCAGATTCATTATAGAGAAGCCGATTGTAAAGAAAAACAAATTTTGTTAACAAACAGCAATGAACGGAGCAGCTGTTCAACTTTGTTCAGCTCGATCACCAGATATATCAAATCATCGTATCTGCATTCATTGTTTTAAAGGATTAATAGATTATGCCGGCCTCAAAACCGTCGACGGACGACACGTTCTCTCTCTCACGACGAAATTTTCTGCAATCAGGATGTGTCACAGTCACCGGCTTAAGCCTGCTCGAAAATCTGGTCATCCAGGAACTGGCAGCAGCCCCCGCCTCAGCAGATCAGAGCTCCCCGGCCCTGAATCGCTTTCCCCGCATGGTCCAGGAGTACTTTGTGGACCGCGTCCGGGAACAGGAAGCCAAAACCATCGCACGGCTGGACGCTTTGAAAACCAAAGCCGACGCAGAAGTCTATGTGGAATCGGTCCAGAAACGGATCCGCGAAGCATTCGGCCCCGAACCGAAGCGAACTCCACTGAATGCGAAGGTCACGAAAACCACCGATCGCGATACTTACACGATTGAAAACATCATATTCGAAAGTCGCCCCGGATTTCTGGTGACGGCGAATCTTTACATCCCCAAGGGAATCACCCAACCGGTGCCCGGCGTGGTCGGGACCTGTGGACACTCGCATAATGGCAAAGCGGAAACCGCCTACCAGTCCTTCTCTCAGGGGCTGGCCCGCAAAGGATATGTCGTCCTGATCTACGATCCCATCGGACAAGGCGAACGCGTGCAGTACAGTGGTGACGATCTGAAATCCACAATCGGCGTCGGCGTCCGCGAGCATTTACATGGAGGTAATCAGCAGTTTCTCGTCGGTGAAAATCTTTCGATGTGGCGTGCCTGGGATGGCGTGCGTGCCCTGGATTATCTGCTGACACGCAAAGAAGTCGATCCCAAACAGGTCGGTGTGACCGGAAACTCAGGTGGCGGAACGATGACCACCTGGTTGTGTGGCGTTGAACCACGGTGGACGATGGCGGCTCCCAGCTGCTTCGTGACCACCTTCCGCCGCAACATGGAGAATGAACTTCCTGCAGATACCGAACAGTGTCCGCCGAAAGTGCTGGCGCTGGAACTGGATCATGCGGACTTCCTCGCAGCCCAGGCACCCAACCCGGTACGGATCCTCAGTAAAGAGCGGGATTATTTCGATGTCCGCGGGGCACGGGAAGCCTACCTGCGACTCAAACGGCTCTACAAACTGCTGGGCCATGAAGACAATGTCTCGCATTTCGTCGGTCCAACATATCACGGCTACTCTCAGGAAAACCGGGAAGCCATGTATGAATGGTTCAACAAAGCCACCGGCATTTCGGATGAAGACAAAGAGCCCAAGCTGACCATCGAAAAAGACGAGACGCTCTGGTGCACCCCCAAAGGTTCCGTCGCCGATCTCGGCTCGAAACCCATTCATGAATTCACCGCCGAGCGCTCGCGGGAACTGGCGCAGCAGAGAAAAACCAAATCGGGTGCCGCCCTGCAGTCCGCTGTCGCGGAGACACTCAGGCTGAAGCATGTCGAGGGTACTCCCGATTACCGCATTCTGCGCAATCGCGGCGGTAAAGGTTATCCCGCGAAGTATGCGATCACTTACGCGGTCGAAACCGAACCGGGAATCCAGGCCGTCGTGTACCGTGTCTCCGACGAGCGCCTTTATTCGCGTCCACCGCAGAATGCCGGCAAAAAAGCGACGCTCTACCTCTCACACGTCTCGGCCGATGCTGAACTCAAGGAAGAACCGCTGCTGAAAACCGCCAGCCAGGATAAAGAACGCGTGCTCTACACCTGCGATGTGCGGGGGATCGGGGAATCGCTGCCCGATACCACCAACCCGAATTCCTTCTTCACGCCTTACGGTAGCGACTACTTCTACGCGGCTCACTCTGTGATGCTGGACGATCCCTATCTCGGCCAGAAAACGTTTGACGCCCTGCGTGTCCTCGACTGGCTCGCCGCCAATGGGCATACCGACGTACATCTGATTGGTCGGGGCTGGGGCGCTCTGCCAGCGACATTCGCTGCCCTGTTCTCACCTCACGTCAAGCAGGTCACACTGAAAAACGCCCTGACATCCTTCAGTGATGTCGCCGAAACGGAACATTATCACTGGCCCTTATCGACTCTGGTGCCGAATGTATTGACGAGCTTCGATCTGCCCGAATGCTATGCTGACCTCAAGCGCAGTAAAGGTTTGACGCAGATCGCTCCCTGGGGAGCAAAAGGTGC
This DNA window, taken from Gimesia sp., encodes the following:
- a CDS encoding MoxR family ATPase, which gives rise to MEVRSQQETASLVKTLHDNISSVLIGKPEVVQLAIVTLLAEGHVLIEDAPGVGKTSLAKAIAKSLDCDYKRVQFTPDMLPSDILGSNVFLPSLGEFEFRKGPIFTNVLLADEINRTPPRTQSALLEAMNEGQVSVEGQTITLDPPFFVLATQNPFEFEGTYPLPENQLDRFMMCIEIGYPERAIEREVLIQHRNGEPVNTLNSVVSLKQLREMQEAVRNVRVDDSLTDYILEIVEVTRNHPELTLGVSTRGAITFSQATQSLAFTEGRDYVIPDDIKKLAVPVLAHRVITRSLVRESQRTRATEIIRQILQKVSVPN
- a CDS encoding DUF255 domain-containing protein, with the protein product MLSASEENPQEPKQEAKSAPREKQFTNRLAKETSPYLLLHQHNPVDWYPWGPEAFEKAKRENKVIFLSVGYSSCYWCHVMERLVFEDPKIAKYMNENFVNIKVDREERPDIDDIYMTSLSVYFHLIGAPSGGGWPLSMFLTPDREPFAGGTYFPPTDQGGQMSFPRVLQKVNQLWGDNKEQVQQSATIIAKEVARLQQEEGAKEAIPLENRLVIAGVRSINASYDAEYGGIDFSEVTPNAPKFPTSSKLVLLQYDIQAAEQNPTAAESAKVLYHTLDAMANGGIYDHLGGGFHRYSTDRYWHVPHFEKMLYDNGQLAGLYARAFEQTGKPQYKQVSEGIVDFVLRELTDPQGGFYSALDAETDGVEGEHYAWSQEELKTILGEDYPLFAEFYGLNEPVRFDHGYVLHRVTTLEKLAEKHNTGVDELASQLAASRQKLHAVRNQRKPLLKDDKILTSWNGLMIEGMATAGRVLKRPDYTAAAEKAAQFILDQMRDKEGHLYRSYRGGEARLNAYLDDYAFFTQGLLALHQATGKQQWLDEARKLTDLQITLFWDQKAHGFFFTTHDHEQLIARTKNAYDAAIPSGNSISARNLIQLSELTGEARYRQHADETLQLFGRVIKRYPNRCAQLVQAVGEYLQTPADQQQSAVSLSSGEFVVLVEAPDQLVSVNPGLELLAAAGLGQTGQQKKLVKANAYLSVDKLPAGKKCKVAIVLTIEDGWHINQNPSSPDFLVPTTFSIKSAQNIKLTDIKYPAGHKFEVAGFDEPLLVYEKQAIIRGTLEIPASAAGKEEALELNIKYQACNDQTCIRPTTVSLKGKFKVAAPGEAVRQVNQKWFKTESGN
- the pyk gene encoding pyruvate kinase, whose translation is MNATQYQEHPLVKTKIIATVGPASCSREMLQKLIIAGVDLFRLNFAHGKHEWLAEIVTNIHELSEEMARPIGILGDLSGPKIRLGVLPGDEINCRQDMKFRFIQGIETDNPQELTCTYESLISDLRVGDPVLLADGMVAMRVTEKSEDNEYVECVVEREGVIRSKQGVNLPGVQLSTPCLTEKDLEDLAWAVQHGLDYIGLSFVRSADDIKQLYDEIEKLNPIESPHVVAKIEKIEAVSDIEQILKLTDAVMVARGDLGVEVDIERVPIIQKRIIHLCNQYRVPVITATQMLDSMQFNTFPTRAEASDVANAVLDGSDAVMLSGETAVGVSPLAAVEMMSRIVREAARILSSNLHSEETTSNRRLYAREVTEAVTLGAGMTAEKLDADLMVTCTHEGKTAMALSKQRRTVPTVALTDRPATARRMTLYWGVTSLLTDVVDKSPQKILKYIVNYGKKQGFLSSGSQIVLISGTDWSSLGHDMLLVHEVK
- a CDS encoding acetylxylan esterase, producing MPASKPSTDDTFSLSRRNFLQSGCVTVTGLSLLENLVIQELAAAPASADQSSPALNRFPRMVQEYFVDRVREQEAKTIARLDALKTKADAEVYVESVQKRIREAFGPEPKRTPLNAKVTKTTDRDTYTIENIIFESRPGFLVTANLYIPKGITQPVPGVVGTCGHSHNGKAETAYQSFSQGLARKGYVVLIYDPIGQGERVQYSGDDLKSTIGVGVREHLHGGNQQFLVGENLSMWRAWDGVRALDYLLTRKEVDPKQVGVTGNSGGGTMTTWLCGVEPRWTMAAPSCFVTTFRRNMENELPADTEQCPPKVLALELDHADFLAAQAPNPVRILSKERDYFDVRGAREAYLRLKRLYKLLGHEDNVSHFVGPTYHGYSQENREAMYEWFNKATGISDEDKEPKLTIEKDETLWCTPKGSVADLGSKPIHEFTAERSRELAQQRKTKSGAALQSAVAETLRLKHVEGTPDYRILRNRGGKGYPAKYAITYAVETEPGIQAVVYRVSDERLYSRPPQNAGKKATLYLSHVSADAELKEEPLLKTASQDKERVLYTCDVRGIGESLPDTTNPNSFFTPYGSDYFYAAHSVMLDDPYLGQKTFDALRVLDWLAANGHTDVHLIGRGWGALPATFAALFSPHVKQVTLKNALTSFSDVAETEHYHWPLSTLVPNVLTSFDLPECYADLKRSKGLTQIAPWGAKGADS
- a CDS encoding Ldh family oxidoreductase, which translates into the protein MPSDHFAPAQDRSQEVLLPLEPLKELLVKLFVRMGMFQVEAEIAADRLIEADLRGIHSHGSRTAERYLDAMDMGDIDPRAQILTVKETPAIAVMDGSKAMGHVAATRAMELAIKKAGEVGTGTVTVYNSHHFGAAAVYVMMAVKAGMIAYCTTNTGRATVAAHGSTQAGTANNAIAWGVPNPQGAPFVLDMACAKTSWGKLETQAMYGLPVPAGYGLDNEGNETTDAAAVKTLLPASGPRGYGLALISSVLTGALTGGKMPINKTKAPEIEGSEHFFYVIDLKQFVEEDRFHAELASATEALHQLTPVRAEDPVRLPGELEWEQTQRSLQEGISVHKDHAEQLKELARRVKYDVPW
- a CDS encoding thioredoxin family protein, which encodes MPTSYRIRTLLALAVCSLVCLTVPVQAGKYNPVLDVGDQAPTWEKLPATDGKSYASDSFKDKDVLVIAFTCNSCPYAVDYETRLNQLAEKYQGKDSRVGVIAVNVNLIPADSPEKMKERAQKEGFMFPYLFDKSQQIGQAFGATRTPEFFVLNKDRKVVYMGAMDDSTDASKVKQNYVQQAIEAALQGKQPETTETIAIGCNVRYKRIRRNK
- a CDS encoding PQQ-binding-like beta-propeller repeat protein; this translates as MYPKLSLALMLLWTILLPQTGFSDDWPQWGGPQHDLVWREKGIVKELPTKGQLPRVWSTPIGEGYSGPAVAEVDSRWCVFVTDRIYKQRVGFERVHCLDAVTGKLIWGYEYPAEYTVSYPAGPRSTPVINDGRVYTLGAQGHFFCFDAKTGKVLWSKNFVEDYGTKLPNWGMVASPLVDGDQLITLVGGQQNALVVSFDKKTGKELWRSLNDPAVGYAPPVIFEFGGKRELIVWHPTAVSALDPETGKMIWQVPYGVKYGLTIATPRKVGNRLFVASFYNGPRMIEVSDDGSSAKIVWSGKSDSEINTDGLHPIMMTPVFDGKNIYGVGSYGQLRGLDASNGQRLWETLAATGKGRWWNAFIIPHEDRYFLHNEQGDLIIANLSPKGYEELSRAKLIEPTRRVQRRMTIWSHPAFALKSVFARNDKEIVRVDLSAPSAGE